The following proteins are encoded in a genomic region of Pseudoxanthomonas suwonensis 11-1:
- a CDS encoding glycosyltransferase family 2 protein, with translation MSATTAGIAAVVVSYRSASTLDACLHRLRIAEGVTQIRVVDNGSDDGTLDIASQHALADPRVRFIANPDNPGFAVACNQGARDSDAPWLAFVNPDLQVERDSLVRLRAHALAQGRPCLLGADLYGEDGMHDGAARRRDPDFAAMLRNPTGGVKLEVPPDPERTLQPVDAVSGALMLMPRELFDRIDGLDEGYRLHAEDLDLCRRARQAGALVAVANDVAVLHVRGVSSRSRPLFVEWHKHRGLWRYFFRFEAPRRGLAVRAAVFAAIWAHFAAKLPRMWPRR, from the coding sequence ATGAGTGCCACGACCGCAGGTATCGCCGCGGTGGTGGTGAGCTACCGCAGCGCCTCCACCCTCGATGCCTGCCTGCACCGCCTGCGCATCGCCGAGGGCGTCACCCAGATCCGCGTGGTCGACAACGGCTCGGATGACGGCACCCTGGATATCGCCAGCCAGCACGCGCTGGCCGATCCACGCGTGCGCTTCATCGCCAATCCCGACAACCCCGGTTTCGCCGTGGCCTGCAACCAGGGCGCCCGCGACAGCGATGCGCCGTGGCTGGCCTTCGTCAATCCCGACCTGCAGGTCGAACGCGATTCGCTGGTGCGGCTGCGCGCGCATGCGCTGGCCCAGGGCCGGCCCTGCCTGCTGGGCGCCGACCTGTACGGCGAGGATGGCATGCACGACGGCGCCGCGCGCCGCCGCGACCCGGATTTCGCCGCGATGCTGCGCAACCCGACGGGCGGGGTGAAGCTCGAGGTCCCGCCCGACCCTGAGCGCACCCTGCAGCCGGTCGATGCGGTCTCCGGCGCACTGATGCTGATGCCGCGCGAGCTGTTCGACCGCATTGACGGCCTCGACGAGGGCTACCGCCTGCATGCCGAGGACCTGGACCTGTGCCGCCGTGCGCGCCAGGCCGGTGCCCTGGTGGCGGTGGCCAACGACGTGGCCGTGCTGCACGTGCGCGGCGTTTCCAGCCGTTCGCGGCCGCTGTTCGTGGAGTGGCACAAGCACCGCGGGCTGTGGCGGTACTTTTTCCGGTTCGAGGCCCCGCGTCGCGGCCTTGCCGTCCGTGCCGCGGTGTTCGCGGCGATCTGGGCCCATTTCGCGGCGAAGCTGCCGCGGATGTGGCCGCGCCGATGA
- the pncB gene encoding nicotinate phosphoribosyltransferase, which produces MPIIPSLLDTDLYKLTMMQAVLHQHPGAQVEYLFRCRSPDVDLVPFLGAISDQIDALCALRATPEELDYLRGLRFIKPDFVDFLGLFHFDRKYVQLRANPDENGGIELRLRGPWLHTIMFEVPLLAIISELYMTGTFGPADREEGLRRIRAKTARLREAVGFEDCVITDFGTRRRYSHAWHGEVLPHLRAEFGTHFVGTSNVHFARRYGLVPQGTMAHEWLQAFQALGPRLRDSQVAAFDTWAREYRGDLGVALTDVIGLDAFLGDFDLYFCKLFDGMRHDSGDPFEWGERIIAHLQAHRIDPRTKTLVFSDGLDIERVMALYDHFRGRCRMSFGVGTNLTNDLGPKPLQIVLKMVRCNGQPVAKLSDSPGKTMVDDPGYLSYLRQVFSVEPPVPEASA; this is translated from the coding sequence ATGCCGATCATTCCCTCGCTGCTCGACACCGACCTGTACAAGCTGACGATGATGCAGGCGGTGCTGCACCAGCACCCCGGCGCCCAGGTCGAATACCTGTTCCGCTGCCGCTCGCCGGACGTGGACCTGGTCCCGTTCCTCGGCGCGATCTCCGACCAGATCGACGCGCTGTGCGCGCTGCGCGCCACCCCGGAGGAACTGGACTACCTGCGCGGGCTGCGCTTCATCAAGCCGGACTTCGTCGACTTCCTCGGCCTGTTCCACTTCGACCGCAAGTACGTGCAGCTGCGCGCCAACCCGGACGAGAACGGCGGCATCGAGCTGCGCCTGCGCGGGCCCTGGTTGCACACCATCATGTTCGAGGTGCCGCTGTTGGCGATCATCAGCGAGCTGTACATGACCGGCACCTTCGGGCCGGCCGACCGCGAGGAGGGCCTGCGCCGGATCCGCGCCAAGACCGCGCGGCTGCGCGAGGCGGTGGGTTTCGAGGATTGCGTGATCACCGACTTCGGTACCCGCCGGCGCTACTCGCACGCCTGGCACGGCGAGGTGCTGCCGCACCTGCGCGCCGAGTTCGGCACCCACTTCGTCGGCACCTCCAACGTGCACTTCGCCCGCAGGTACGGCCTGGTGCCGCAGGGCACGATGGCGCACGAGTGGCTGCAGGCGTTCCAGGCCCTCGGCCCGCGCCTGCGCGACTCGCAGGTGGCTGCGTTCGACACCTGGGCGCGCGAGTACCGCGGCGACCTCGGCGTGGCCCTGACCGACGTGATCGGGCTGGACGCCTTCCTGGGCGACTTCGACCTGTACTTCTGCAAGCTGTTCGACGGCATGCGCCACGACTCGGGCGATCCGTTCGAATGGGGCGAGCGGATCATCGCCCACCTGCAGGCGCACCGGATCGACCCGCGCACCAAGACCCTGGTGTTCAGCGACGGCCTGGACATCGAACGGGTGATGGCGCTGTACGACCACTTCCGTGGGCGTTGCCGCATGTCCTTCGGGGTCGGCACCAACCTCACCAACGACCTGGGACCCAAGCCGCTGCAGATCGTGCTGAAGATGGTCCGCTGCAACGGCCAGCCGGTGGCCAAGCTCAGCGACAGCCCGGGCAAGACCATGGTCGACGACCCTGGCTACCTCTCGTACCTGCGCCAGGTATTCTCCGTGGAGCCGCCGGTACCCGAAGCCTCGGCCTGA
- a CDS encoding glycosyltransferase family 2 protein, which yields MSDLPIVLLPLAADEDALDACLAALDAATPAGTPVWLADDAQAGPRGIALVERWLQSTRLRAEYTRRPQPVGPVAHLQQMLAACGDADVVVLSADARPLPGWLAQLSACLGRDASIATATPWCNAGELASWPRLGEVAPLPAEPALTAQACAAMPPRHPELPAAVDHAVALRGSARARAGGLDTASFGSWYGALVDLSLRLAGLGWRNVLCETAFVARGGEGGAAPGDLDVLAARWPAWQSRLADFLMRDPLRDARAELEALHGRLRDSRQDDLFDLDVAGADA from the coding sequence GTGAGCGACCTGCCCATCGTGCTGTTGCCGCTTGCCGCCGACGAGGACGCGCTGGACGCCTGCCTGGCCGCGCTGGATGCCGCCACCCCGGCCGGCACCCCGGTGTGGCTGGCCGACGACGCCCAGGCCGGGCCGCGTGGCATCGCCCTTGTCGAGCGCTGGCTGCAGTCCACCCGCCTGCGCGCCGAGTACACCCGCCGCCCGCAGCCGGTCGGTCCGGTCGCCCACCTGCAGCAGATGCTGGCCGCCTGTGGCGATGCCGACGTGGTGGTGCTTTCCGCCGATGCGCGGCCGCTGCCCGGCTGGCTGGCGCAGCTTTCCGCCTGCCTGGGCCGCGACGCCTCGATCGCCACCGCCACGCCGTGGTGCAACGCCGGCGAACTGGCCAGCTGGCCGCGGCTGGGCGAGGTCGCGCCGCTGCCAGCCGAGCCGGCGCTGACCGCGCAGGCCTGCGCGGCGATGCCTCCGCGCCACCCCGAGCTCCCGGCCGCGGTCGACCACGCCGTGGCCCTGCGCGGCTCGGCGCGCGCCCGCGCCGGTGGCCTGGATACCGCCAGCTTCGGCTCCTGGTACGGAGCCCTGGTCGACCTGTCGCTGCGCCTGGCCGGGCTGGGCTGGCGCAACGTGCTGTGCGAGACCGCGTTCGTCGCCCGTGGCGGCGAGGGTGGGGCCGCGCCCGGCGACCTCGACGTGCTGGCCGCGCGCTGGCCGGCATGGCAGTCGCGGCTGGCCGACTTCCTGATGCGCGACCCGCTGCGCGACGCCCGCGCCGAGCTGGAAGCGCTGCATGGACGCCTGCGCGACAGCCGCCAGGACGACCTGTTCGACCTCGATGTCGCCGGGGCCGACGCATGA